The Mycobacterium paragordonae genome includes a region encoding these proteins:
- the grcC1 gene encoding nonaprenyl/(2E,6E)-farnesyl/geranylgeranyl diphosphat synthase — protein sequence MRTPATVVAGVDFGDAGFAATVRDGVARVEQLMDAELRGSDEVMTESLLHLFQAGGKRFRPLFTVLSAQTGPDPDNPDVTLAGAVVELIHLATLYHDDVMDEAEVRRGAPSANARWGNNVAILAGDYLLATASRLVSRLGPDAVRIVADTFAELVTGQMRETRGTPDGVDRIEQYLRVVHEKTGSLIGAAGRFGGMFSGADDDQIERLSRLGGIVGTAFQIADDIIDIDSESDESGKVPGTDLREGVRTLPMLYALQGTEPDGARLRELLAGPIHDDGEVSEALALLRTSPGMAQAKQTLAGYADRAHHELSLLPQSPGRDALQALVDYTVSRHG from the coding sequence ATGAGAACTCCGGCGACGGTGGTGGCGGGCGTGGACTTCGGTGACGCCGGATTCGCCGCGACTGTCCGTGACGGTGTCGCCCGGGTCGAGCAGCTCATGGACGCTGAGCTGCGCGGTTCCGACGAGGTGATGACCGAATCCCTGCTGCATCTGTTCCAGGCCGGCGGCAAGCGGTTCCGCCCCCTGTTCACGGTGCTGTCCGCGCAAACCGGCCCGGACCCGGACAACCCGGACGTGACCCTGGCCGGAGCCGTGGTGGAACTCATCCATCTCGCGACGCTGTATCACGACGACGTGATGGACGAGGCGGAAGTCCGCCGTGGAGCGCCCAGTGCCAACGCCCGCTGGGGCAACAACGTCGCCATCCTGGCCGGTGACTACCTGTTGGCGACGGCATCGCGCCTGGTCTCCCGCCTGGGACCCGACGCCGTGCGGATCGTCGCCGATACCTTCGCTGAGCTGGTCACGGGCCAGATGCGGGAGACCCGCGGGACCCCGGACGGGGTGGACCGCATCGAGCAGTACCTGAGGGTGGTCCACGAGAAGACGGGCAGCCTGATCGGCGCCGCCGGCCGGTTCGGGGGGATGTTCTCCGGCGCCGACGATGACCAGATCGAGCGGCTGAGCCGGCTGGGCGGCATCGTCGGCACCGCCTTTCAGATCGCCGACGACATCATCGACATCGACAGCGAGTCCGACGAGTCGGGCAAGGTGCCCGGCACCGACCTGCGCGAAGGGGTGCGCACGCTGCCGATGCTGTACGCCCTGCAAGGCACCGAGCCCGACGGCGCGCGGCTGCGCGAGCTGCTGGCCGGACCCATCCACGACGACGGCGAGGTGTCAGAGGCGCTCGCCCTGCTGCGCACGTCGCCGGGCATGGCCCAGGCCAAGCAGACGCTGGCGGGCTATGCGGACCGGGCGCATCACGAGCTCAGTCTGCTGCCCCAATCTCCGGGCCGCGACGCGTTGCAGGCGCTCGTCGACTACACCGTCAGCCGGCACGGCTGA
- the menJ gene encoding menaquinone reductase, giving the protein MRAQVVVVGAGPAGSAAAAWAARAGRDVLVIDSASFPRDKACGDGLTPRAILELERLGLGDWLSSRIRHHGLRMSGFGGEVEVQWPGASFPAHSSAVARLELDDRIRKVAEESGARMLLGTKAVGVHHDSSRRVTSVTLADRTEVWCDQLIVADGARSSLGRKLGRRWHQETVYGVAARGYLATPRSDDPWLTSHLELRSPDGAVLPGYGWIFPLGNGEVNIGVGALSTTKRPADLALRPLISYYTDLRRDEWGFEGPPRAVASALLPMGGAVSGVAGPNWMLIGDAAACVNPLNGEGIDYGLETGRLAAEVLEAPDFSQLWPALLTDHYARGFSVARRLALLLTFQRFLPATGPIAMRSTTLMRIAVRVMANLVTDEDADWVARVWRGGGRASRLIDRRPPFS; this is encoded by the coding sequence CTGCGCGCCCAGGTGGTGGTGGTGGGTGCCGGACCGGCCGGGTCGGCGGCGGCCGCCTGGGCCGCCAGGGCGGGCCGGGACGTCCTCGTCATCGATTCGGCCAGCTTCCCCCGGGACAAGGCGTGCGGCGACGGGCTCACCCCCCGGGCCATCCTCGAGTTGGAGCGGCTGGGGCTGGGCGACTGGCTGTCCAGCCGCATCCGGCACCACGGCCTGCGGATGAGCGGCTTCGGCGGCGAGGTGGAGGTGCAGTGGCCGGGCGCATCATTCCCGGCGCACAGCAGCGCGGTGGCGCGCCTGGAGCTCGACGACCGGATCCGCAAGGTTGCCGAAGAGTCCGGGGCGCGCATGCTGCTGGGCACCAAAGCTGTTGGAGTGCATCACGATTCGTCTCGGCGGGTGACGTCGGTGACGTTGGCCGACCGTACCGAGGTGTGGTGTGACCAACTTATCGTCGCCGACGGCGCACGCTCGTCGCTGGGCCGCAAGCTGGGCCGCCGCTGGCATCAGGAGACGGTGTACGGGGTGGCCGCCCGCGGTTACCTGGCCACGCCGCGCAGCGACGACCCCTGGCTGACGTCGCACCTGGAACTGCGCTCCCCCGACGGCGCCGTGCTGCCGGGCTACGGCTGGATCTTCCCGTTGGGCAACGGCGAAGTGAACATCGGCGTTGGAGCGCTGTCGACCACCAAGCGGCCGGCCGATCTGGCACTGCGGCCGCTGATCTCCTATTACACCGATCTGCGGCGCGACGAGTGGGGATTCGAGGGGCCGCCGCGGGCGGTGGCTTCGGCGTTGCTGCCGATGGGTGGCGCGGTGTCGGGTGTCGCCGGGCCGAATTGGATGCTGATCGGCGATGCCGCGGCCTGCGTGAACCCGCTGAACGGCGAGGGCATCGACTATGGGCTGGAGACGGGCCGACTGGCCGCCGAGGTGCTGGAAGCCCCGGATTTCTCCCAGCTGTGGCCCGCGCTGCTCACCGACCACTACGCGCGCGGATTCTCCGTCGCGCGCCGACTGGCGCTGCTGCTGACCTTCCAGCGGTTCCTGCCGGCAACCGGGCCGATCGCGATGCGCTCGACCACGCTGATGCGCATCGCGGTGCGGGTGATG